TATGCAGCAAGGTCGCGGCCGTATTCATGATCTGATCGAGAGCCAGGAGGCTGAAGTTCACCGTCATGATCTCGACGATCGGTCGCATACCGCCGAGCGCGGCTCCGATTCCGGCGCCGACGAAGCCAGCCTCGGCCAAAGGGGTGTCGCGAATTCGCTCCGGACCGAACTCTTCGAGCAAGCCGCGGCTCACCGCGTAACAACCGCCGTAGCGGCCGACGTCTTCCCCCATGAGGAACACGCGAGGATCCGCCTGGAGCGCTTCGCGTAGCGCTTCGCGAACCGCTTCTCGATAGGTGATAGCCGCGGCTGCGATCGTCGCGTTCATACGGATCTCTTTTCCGAGTAGACGAAACGAGTGAGATCGGCGATCGGCTCCCATGTTCCCGACTCTGCGAACGCAACCGCCTCGTCGATTTCGCGGTCCGCGGTCCGTTCCAGTTCGGCGAGTTCCGCCGCACTGAGGAGCCCCGAGTCTCGGCACTTCTGCGAGAAAGTCACGATGGGGTCTCGTTTCTTCCACTCCGCGACCTCGTCTTTGGGGCGGTAGAGTTCGGCGTCGAACATCGAATGCGCACGAAATCGATAGGTGCGAGCCTCCAGCAAATACGGACTTCCTTCGCGCACGAGGGCGACGGCGTCGGCAGCCGCCTCGGAGACGGCGAGCACGTCCATTCCATCGACGGCCGCGGCGGCTATGCCGTAGCCGGCCCCCTTGCTCGCAATGTCGGTGACCGACTCGGTGAGTCGCAGCGCCGTTCCCATCGCGTAAAGATTGTTCTCGCAGACGAACAATACGGGGAGCTTCCACAACGCCGCCAGATTCATCGACTCGTGAAACTCCCCTTCCGCAACCGCCCCTTCTCCGAAGAAACACGCCGTGACACGCCGCCGACCTTGCATCTTGTCGGCCAGCGCCAGACCGACGGCGACGGGCAGTCCCCCGGCGACGATCGCATTGCCGCCGTAGAATCGGGTTGCGGCGTCGAAGATATGCATCGAGCCGCCCCGACCGCGTGCGCAACCCTCTTGCTTGCCGTACATCTCGGCCATGATCGCTCGGGCGGAGACTCCTCGGGCCAAAGCTTGGCCATGTTCGCGATAGGTCGCCAGCACGGCGTCGTCGGGAAGCAGATTCTCCATCACGCCCGTCGCCGTCGCTTCTTCACCGACATAGAGGTGGAGAAACCCTCGGATTTTTTGCGCGCCGTACAGTTCGACGCACTTCTCTTCGAACCGACGAATTAGAATCATCTTTCCGAGAAGTCTCAGCGCGCGATCCCGATCGAGACTTGCTGCCACGATGCTCATGTGTCGGTCTCCAGCGTCGATAGATCTCCCTCAGGGAGTCCAAGCTCACGCGCCTTGAGGAGGCGTCGCATGACTTTGCCGCTACGTGTCTTCGGCAGACTTGCGGCGAACTCGATTTCCTTCGGCGCCACGGCCGGCCCGAGCCGCTTTCGGCCGAACCCTAGCAATTCCGCTTGGAGCGCTTCGCTCGGCACGTTCGGCTGCTTGAGGACGACGAACGCCTTCACCAATTGGCCGATCAACGCATCGGGCTTGCCGATCACCCCCGCTTCGGCCACGGCGGGATGTTCCATGAGCGCGCTTTCCACCTCGAACGGTCCTACCATATGACCGGAGGTTTTGATGATGTCGTCGGAACGGCCTACGAACCAGAAGTAGCCGTCGGCGTCGCGTCGGGCGAGATCGCCACTTAGATACCAATCGCCGCTGAAGCAGTTGCGATAACGTTGGTCGTCGTGGAGATAGCCGCGAAACATCGAAGGCCAACCGGTCTTGAGAGCCAGTTCTCCCTCGACGTCGGGCTCGGCGACCACTTCGACGTTTCCATCGACGCGACTCACGATCGCCGATTCGATTCCCGGCAACGGCTTGCCCATCGAGCCGGGCCGAGTGTCCATCGACGGAAAATTCGCAACCATGATACCGCCGGTTTCCGTCTGCCACCAATTGTCATGAATCGGCAGACCGAGTGCTTCCGCTCCCCACACGACGGCCTCAGGATTCAACGGCTCGCCGACACTCAGCACTAGTCGTAGCGAAGAAAGGTCATATTGCTGACGAGGTTCGCCGGGGATTCGCATCAGGCGGCGGATCGCCGTCGGCGCGGTATACCAAACCGTGACGCGCTCATCCTGCAGAATGCGATACCAGCGTTCGGCGTCGAAATCGGCTTCGTCGACTAGGTTTACGACGCCGTGAAGAAGCGGTGAGAAGATGCCGTACGATGTGCCGGTGACCCAACCTGGATCGGCAGTACACCAGAAGACGTCGTCCGAACGAAAGTCCAGCACGTATTTGCCGGTCGCGAAGTGTGTCAGCGCCGCTTCGTGAACGTGCAGCGCGCCTTTCGGCATTCCCGTCGTGCCGCTTGTGAAGTGCAGTAGGGCGAGGTCGTCCGGCGATGTCGGAGGAATGGCGAACTCATCGGACGCGGCCGCGATCAGCCTGGGCAGCGAACGGACGTCGGACGATCGGTCTTCGGCCTCGTCGACCAACAGCACGGTCTTCAATTGCGGGAGTCGTTCTCGCAGCGCCGCGACCTTCTTGTCGTACAGCGCCGTGGTCGTTACCAGCAGCTTGCCGTCGCCGCGGTGGAGTCGTTGAAAAATCGGCTCCGGGCCGAATTGCGAGAACAGGGGGCAGAACACGGAGGCGTTTTTGAGGGTTCCTAACGCCGCAAAGTACAGTTCCGGAATCCGCCCCAACAGCGAAAAAACGGAATCCCCTTTACCGAGCCCGAGAGTTCGTAGGACGTTCGCAAGTCGATTGCTCTGCCGAGCGAGATCGACGTAGGAGAAGGTTTTTACCGAGCCGTCCTTCCCCAGCCACCGCAACGCCGTGCGATTTGCGTTCGGACCACGTGCGTGACGATCGACGGCCAAAGAAGCGAGATTGAAGCTCGCGTCCGCAGCATCGGATCCGAGTTCGGCCCGGACGCGATCCCAGGTGAACTCCGAGCGGATTCGATCATAATCGCCGAGGTGAAAAGGCGATCGATCGTTGCTCGGCGACTTTCTGATGACCGGGAAGGGCATGCGATTCGTAGACTTCGTAGGAACATCGTTCGTAAGAGCCATTGCGCCGCTATTAACGCAAACGACATGCCCCTCGCTTTCGACCTGAAAAACTCATTGCCACGGCGAAGAATCGACCTCATGGAGGGCAGTCGACTCAATCTTGAAGGGCGGCCCCTGTGCGATTGAGAGCGCCTCATCGCCGTGAGCGCGCCGATTCGCACACTCGTCGTGGTCGGCTGGAGCGGTCGACGTAGTGCTATCCAGTCGAGGGAGCGAATCGCAGATGGAGGAACGTATTTCTGCCGACAACGGGCAGCGGTACGGCGATTGCTTTTGTGCTGTGAGTCGACTCGGTCGCTCGAAATGATCGTTGGGCCGCGTTGGGAAATTTCGCCGAGGTTCGCGCCATGCGTCGACTCAAGATCTTGGTTCCCTTCGATTTTTCGCGGAGCAGTCATGCCGCCTTTGAGGCATCGCTATTGCTGGCTTGCGGTTCACATGGCAAGGTACCAGCGGCTCACATGACTGCCGCGGAAGCGCTGACTTCGGGCTTCGAAGACCTCTTTCCATCGTCGGAGCTCTAAGGACTATCGAAACAGTTGGCCGAAGCCTGCCGACACGATCCTGGAGTTACGGTAGAACGTAGAATAATTCACGGGCCGGTTGCCGAGGCCATTCTCGATCTCGCGCGTTCGGAGTAAGTGGATTTGATTGGGATGGGTACCCACGGACGACACGGCCTAAACAGGTTCTTGATGGGAAGCATCGCGGCAGCCGCATTGCGAGCGAGTCCGACGCCCGGCTTGTTGGTGAGAGGGACTCTTTCCCGATCCGTCTCCGATGTCGGAGATGCTCACGCGGGCTCTACTAAGGCAACAGTGAGGATCTGATGGCGGAAGACGTCGCGGCCGAAACGCCGAAGCTTCGTTTCAATCACCCTTGGTTCGTTGCCGTTTGGCCCGGCATGGGAAACGTGGCGATGAACGCGGGAGTCTATCTGCTCGCGAAGCTCGGTATGAACGTCTTTGGTGAGATGGACACCCGCGGCTCGTTCGACATCGAACAAGTCGAGACATCCGATGGCCTGATCTTACCTCTACGTCATCCGCAGAACCGGCTTTTCGCTTGGACCGATCCGCAAGGGAAGCATGACTTGATCGTGTTCATCGGCGAGGCGCAGCCGCCGCTCGGTAAACATGCCTTCTGCAGTCAATTGATCGAGCTGGCACGTCGGTTCAACGCGGAACGAGTATTCACTTTCGCTGCCATGGCGACGGAAATGACCCCGTCGGAGCCGTCGCGAGTTTTTTGTGCCACGACCGACGGTTCGCTGCTCGACGAATTGAAGCGACATCGCCTCGAGATGCTCAGAAGCGGACGGATCGGCGGACTTAACGGCTTGCTCCCCGCCGTTGCGGCGGAAGCCAGCCTGCCGGGGATCTGTCTTCTCGGCGAAATGCCGCATGTCTTCAGTCAACTGTCGTATCCCAAGGCCTCGCTGTCGATCCTCGAAGCGTTTTGCTCCGTGACCGGTATGTCCGTTGACCTGAGCGAGCTTGAGCAGCAAGCCGAAGCCGTCGATCAACGGCTCGCTCCGCTCTGGGATCAGCTGCAGGAAGCGGTACGGCGAGCTCGGAAACCGGACGAGGAATCGGAGTCGGCCGTCATTCCGTCGCCGGAAGAAGAAGGAATCGATCCGCAGGAAAATCAACGCTTGGAGCTGTTGTTCGAGCAGGCCGGCAAGGACCGCACGAAGGCGTTCGAGCTGAAGCAGGAGCTCGATCGGCTGGGGGTGTTTAAAGACTATGAGGACCGATTTCTGGATCTCTTTAAGCATCCCCAGTAAACGACGGTATTCACTTTTCACGAACGCGGACGTCGCCCGAACCGCATGGAGAAACGAACGATGTCGAACGAAACCGAGACCTTGCACGATCGAGTCGACGCATGTCGCCGGCACCTGACGACGGCGGAACTCAACGCGGACGTGCGCGGCGAATTATTGCAATTATTGGCCGATTTAGACGAGCGACTTGCGAACCAAGCCTCGTCGTCGAAGTCTACGACGGCGAAGTTCCGGACCGAGCAACAGACGCTCCCGTCACCGATCGAGCGTTTGAGAGACCTCGAACGGTCCGTCGAAGCGACCCATCCGGTGCTTTGCGGACTGGTCGGGAATTTAGCCGACTCGTTGAGTCGCCTGGGAATCTGAGTCGGATCGCTCGGAATTTTTCGGCGCGTCGTGCGTTCATGCGTGAGCGGCTCGTTGCGCGCTTTCCAGAGCTTCGCGAATCATCACCAATTCCCCGACATTCTCCAACGTGAGTAGACCGACGAGCTCTTCATTACGAAGCACGGGCATCGTCGGGCAGTCGCGAGTTTGAAAGCGCTCGATTGCGACGGTGAGCGGCTCTTCGGCATGAGCCGTCGAGAACGTTCGTTGCATCGCCGTTTCAACCGTTCCCTCGCCGCCGGCCCGAGCGACCGAGCTGAGGAGATCGGTCCGGGTCAGCACGCCGACGACCCGAGCCGTATCGACGACGGGCAAGTCATGCTGAGAGCCGGCGAGGATCAACTGAATGGCACGCTGGATCGAATCTTGCGGAGCGAGGCTTTGAAAGTCGGTGAGCATTGCCTTCGCGACCGAGATACCGTTGAGCGTTGACTTCATTCGGACCTCACCGGCTTCCTGGGCGGCGCCAATCCAGACGAAGAGCGCGATGAACAAAAGAACCGGGTTCGCCAGGATGCCGACCAACGCGAGCAGCAGCGCCAAGGATTGCCCGACCGACGCCGCGATTTGCGTCGCACGCGCGTAGTCGAGTCGCGTGGCGAGTAAGGCTCGCAACACCCGCCCGCCGTCCATGGGAAACGCCGGCAAGAGATTAAATAACCCGAGGAAGACGTTCACGACTAGGAGCCTTTGCAAGAAGGGCACGTCGTTCGGCGTCAGTTGTTCCACCGGGACATAGGAATGCGTGAGCTGCAAACCGGCGAACACGACGGCGGCGATGACCATATTCACCGCCGGGCCGGCCAATGCGACCCAGAGTTCCTGACGGGGATTCTCGGGGATTCGCTCCATGCGTGCGACTCCGCCGATCGGTAGCAGCGTGATATCGCGCGTCTTGATGCCGAATCGAGCGGCGGTCAGAGCATGGCCGAGCTCGTGCAGGACGATGCAACCGAAGATCGCAAGCACGAATCCGACTCCTTCCAACGCCGCGACGAAACCTCGTCGCTCCGACCATTCGCTGTAAAAAGCGAATGCTAACAGAATGAAGAACGTGGCATGCACGTAGACGCCGATGCCTCTCACTTCTCCGATTTTCCAAGACCAATTCATCGCGTAGTCGTCCGTGGTCGGCGGGGATAAACATTCGACGCCCAGTCCGCTGGGCTCGGCTCTAGAGGCAATCGCTATGCCGCCGGTGCGCGACCTTAAGTCTAAGCTTTCCGATCTTGCAGACGCCACTCCCGCGATATTCCCGGTTTACCGTACGGTGAAAAGATTGCTGATCGCTTTTGGCTGTTTGACGGAACCCTTGGTGGCGACCTCTCTGAGGACGATCAGTCGGAAAGACTCGGCGCGAACGCGGATAACAGCGGCTGGACGAGACGAATCATTCCGTGGGTGTGGCCGTTGCGAATTACGCATGGCTGCGCGGCAATCGAACCGGCCGGGAGCCGCACGGCGTGCGTTATCAGCGACAGGCGCGCTCTGCCGCACACGTCGCGAACCTGGCCGGCTGATTAGAGTGCCCTTTCGGGCACCACGGCGGCGTAGGAACAATCGCGAATCGCTCTGGATCGATTGCGACTCGCGACGGCACGGCGATTGCTTACGAGGACCTCGTAACACGCTTCCCTCGCACCAGCTTCTAGGAAAGCCGCTCGTGAAAGCTCGACTCATCTTGGTGCCGATCGATTTTACGCCGACCAGCGGCGCCGCTTTGGAGGCCGCAACGACGTTGGCACTCAGCTCCGTCGGCAAACTACTAATTTTTCATGTCTGCGAACGTCAAGGACTCGCGGAGAACTTGACATATGGTCTGGTCTACCCGGACCTTTCGACGGTGGAGTTGACCAAGAAATTGGCAGCCGTCGTACCTTCCGATAAGAGCGTCCCTTACGAACATCGACTTCTGAGCGGAAGTCCGGCTGGGAGGATTCTCGACATCGCCGAGTCGGAACACGTCGACCTGATCGTTTT
This sequence is a window from Planctomycetia bacterium. Protein-coding genes within it:
- a CDS encoding universal stress protein, with the translated sequence MKARLILVPIDFTPTSGAALEAATTLALSSVGKLLIFHVCERQGLAENLTYGLVYPDLSTVELTKKLAAVVPSDKSVPYEHRLLSGSPAGRILDIAESEHVDLIVLGTHGRRGIDRVLMGSVAEAVVRRAKCPVLAVKADVPSAVLAS
- a CDS encoding site-2 protease family protein — its product is MNWSWKIGEVRGIGVYVHATFFILLAFAFYSEWSERRGFVAALEGVGFVLAIFGCIVLHELGHALTAARFGIKTRDITLLPIGGVARMERIPENPRQELWVALAGPAVNMVIAAVVFAGLQLTHSYVPVEQLTPNDVPFLQRLLVVNVFLGLFNLLPAFPMDGGRVLRALLATRLDYARATQIAASVGQSLALLLALVGILANPVLLFIALFVWIGAAQEAGEVRMKSTLNGISVAKAMLTDFQSLAPQDSIQRAIQLILAGSQHDLPVVDTARVVGVLTRTDLLSSVARAGGEGTVETAMQRTFSTAHAEEPLTVAIERFQTRDCPTMPVLRNEELVGLLTLENVGELVMIREALESAQRAAHA
- the pdhA gene encoding pyruvate dehydrogenase (acetyl-transferring) E1 component subunit alpha, coding for MSIVAASLDRDRALRLLGKMILIRRFEEKCVELYGAQKIRGFLHLYVGEEATATGVMENLLPDDAVLATYREHGQALARGVSARAIMAEMYGKQEGCARGRGGSMHIFDAATRFYGGNAIVAGGLPVAVGLALADKMQGRRRVTACFFGEGAVAEGEFHESMNLAALWKLPVLFVCENNLYAMGTALRLTESVTDIASKGAGYGIAAAAVDGMDVLAVSEAAADAVALVREGSPYLLEARTYRFRAHSMFDAELYRPKDEVAEWKKRDPIVTFSQKCRDSGLLSAAELAELERTADREIDEAVAFAESGTWEPIADLTRFVYSEKRSV
- the acsA gene encoding acetate--CoA ligase is translated as MPFPVIRKSPSNDRSPFHLGDYDRIRSEFTWDRVRAELGSDAADASFNLASLAVDRHARGPNANRTALRWLGKDGSVKTFSYVDLARQSNRLANVLRTLGLGKGDSVFSLLGRIPELYFAALGTLKNASVFCPLFSQFGPEPIFQRLHRGDGKLLVTTTALYDKKVAALRERLPQLKTVLLVDEAEDRSSDVRSLPRLIAAASDEFAIPPTSPDDLALLHFTSGTTGMPKGALHVHEAALTHFATGKYVLDFRSDDVFWCTADPGWVTGTSYGIFSPLLHGVVNLVDEADFDAERWYRILQDERVTVWYTAPTAIRRLMRIPGEPRQQYDLSSLRLVLSVGEPLNPEAVVWGAEALGLPIHDNWWQTETGGIMVANFPSMDTRPGSMGKPLPGIESAIVSRVDGNVEVVAEPDVEGELALKTGWPSMFRGYLHDDQRYRNCFSGDWYLSGDLARRDADGYFWFVGRSDDIIKTSGHMVGPFEVESALMEHPAVAEAGVIGKPDALIGQLVKAFVVLKQPNVPSEALQAELLGFGRKRLGPAVAPKEIEFAASLPKTRSGKVMRRLLKARELGLPEGDLSTLETDT
- a CDS encoding PAC2 family protein; its protein translation is MAEDVAAETPKLRFNHPWFVAVWPGMGNVAMNAGVYLLAKLGMNVFGEMDTRGSFDIEQVETSDGLILPLRHPQNRLFAWTDPQGKHDLIVFIGEAQPPLGKHAFCSQLIELARRFNAERVFTFAAMATEMTPSEPSRVFCATTDGSLLDELKRHRLEMLRSGRIGGLNGLLPAVAAEASLPGICLLGEMPHVFSQLSYPKASLSILEAFCSVTGMSVDLSELEQQAEAVDQRLAPLWDQLQEAVRRARKPDEESESAVIPSPEEEGIDPQENQRLELLFEQAGKDRTKAFELKQELDRLGVFKDYEDRFLDLFKHPQ
- a CDS encoding DUF4404 family protein, yielding MSNETETLHDRVDACRRHLTTAELNADVRGELLQLLADLDERLANQASSSKSTTAKFRTEQQTLPSPIERLRDLERSVEATHPVLCGLVGNLADSLSRLGI